In Streptomyces sp. NBC_01551, one DNA window encodes the following:
- a CDS encoding MFS transporter, which produces MALFTAGYAAPYLLPTVVGRLDAHLPLSPAQAGLAGSALLLGSAAAGFTLASRLPRRGPRPLARLGLLLAVIGYGSAAASTLLPLVVAGAVVGGFGSGTATAVAAAGIAGHRDPHRTSALGLLSVSATAGALYLTLPRLGGGHGLPFAALALVAAAAWPATGRLGGPARAERAVRASGRLPYPRAGVVLAGGLMLWSLAQNALWGVSGRIGAEQAGLSEVTLGVVFAAALGAGLLGVTAASALGARLGRAVPIGAGTALIACCVVAASCARGLGGFAAGEILWNALYPVVLSYVIGLAAALDPRGRWAVLAGSASSLGVACGPVTGSLLAEAAGFPGMGLVLAGLLLAVAGPMTAVALHAGGRPLTPGSVRRRGGAPAAVVAAGAGAPSGAVPRVGSPELEVAQIPVRRLRPVRRAPLRVLLLSPASARELVRGRRRS; this is translated from the coding sequence GTGGCCCTCTTCACGGCCGGGTACGCCGCCCCGTACTTGCTGCCCACCGTGGTGGGACGGCTCGACGCGCATCTCCCGCTCAGCCCCGCGCAGGCCGGGCTGGCCGGCTCGGCGCTGCTGCTCGGATCCGCCGCCGCCGGCTTCACGCTCGCCTCCCGCCTGCCCCGCCGCGGGCCGCGCCCGCTCGCCCGGCTCGGGCTGCTCCTCGCCGTCATCGGCTACGGGAGCGCCGCCGCGAGCACGCTGCTCCCGCTGGTCGTCGCCGGGGCGGTCGTCGGCGGCTTCGGTTCCGGTACCGCCACCGCCGTGGCCGCCGCCGGGATCGCCGGGCACCGCGATCCGCACCGCACCTCCGCGCTGGGGCTGTTGTCGGTCTCGGCGACGGCCGGCGCGCTGTACCTGACCCTGCCGCGCCTCGGCGGCGGCCACGGGCTGCCGTTCGCCGCGCTCGCGCTGGTCGCGGCCGCCGCCTGGCCGGCGACGGGCCGCCTGGGCGGGCCCGCCCGCGCGGAGCGGGCCGTACGGGCGTCCGGGCGGCTGCCGTACCCGCGGGCCGGAGTGGTCCTGGCGGGCGGCCTGATGCTGTGGTCGCTGGCCCAGAACGCCCTGTGGGGCGTCAGCGGCCGCATCGGCGCCGAGCAGGCCGGCCTGTCCGAGGTCACCCTCGGCGTGGTCTTCGCGGCGGCGCTGGGCGCGGGCCTGCTCGGGGTCACCGCCGCCTCCGCCCTCGGCGCCCGGCTGGGGCGGGCCGTGCCGATCGGCGCGGGCACGGCGCTGATCGCCTGCTGCGTGGTGGCGGCCTCCTGCGCGCGGGGGCTCGGCGGCTTCGCGGCCGGGGAGATCCTCTGGAACGCGCTCTACCCCGTCGTGCTGTCCTACGTCATCGGGCTGGCGGCCGCCCTCGACCCGCGCGGCCGCTGGGCGGTGCTGGCGGGCTCCGCGTCCTCGCTGGGCGTGGCCTGCGGGCCGGTCACCGGGAGCCTGCTCGCCGAGGCAGCCGGGTTCCCGGGCATGGGACTGGTGCTGGCCGGGCTGCTGCTGGCGGTGGCCGGGCCGATGACCGCCGTCGCGCTGCACGCCGGCGGCCGCCCGCTGACCCCGGGCTCGGTCCGGCGGCGCGGCGGGGCCCCGGCGGCCGTGGTCGCGGCCGGCGCGGGCGCCCCGTCGGGCGCGGTGCCCCGGGTGGGGTCGCCGGAGCTGGAGGTCGCGCAGATCCCGGTGCGCCGGCTGCGCCCCGTACGCCGCGCCCCGCTGCGGGTGCTGCTGCTCAGCCCCGCTTCGGCAAGGGAACTCGTACGAGGTCGGCGGCGATCGTGA
- a CDS encoding WxL domain-containing protein codes for MAAGLAVLAATAGGGLGSPAVAQGETPPGQVEFPTHCLPPQEAGLPPADGTTTARITVGDPAPRVGDTVTVTYQVATTPAVNPVGGELPADALTPTGRVLLGGAQSGEVTVVGAKRNDPVEAGAALPGVTMTGTFTVTAPGEVTLAPGGYTLHTSHPLDLDTVCTATGTPVSERLTASPLPTANLRGVSLAAAYGKPGARVKVTGAGFAPGASVTVAGRAGAAETPDRVAAKADDRGAFEAELPVSDKATTAVVAYEGTAWSAGRGSGPAAYTVIDAVPPPPGTQKVTAVVEPGALSMSQAGESVVLGAVPYGDGGAAPGRIGTVTVKDARGGPAGWTLTGKVTDFTGPGGVRIPGASLSWTPSCVAAEGSPSRCVAGSAGVVGPEGAVLASAPDAGAVGGTFTIDATVTLRVPPYTPPDAYQAVLTLTLS; via the coding sequence TTGGCCGCCGGTCTGGCCGTCCTCGCGGCCACGGCCGGGGGAGGGCTGGGTTCGCCGGCCGTCGCCCAAGGCGAAACGCCCCCGGGGCAGGTGGAGTTCCCGACGCACTGCCTGCCGCCGCAGGAGGCCGGACTCCCGCCCGCCGACGGGACGACGACCGCCCGGATCACCGTCGGCGACCCGGCGCCGCGCGTCGGGGACACCGTCACCGTGACGTACCAGGTGGCCACCACCCCGGCCGTGAACCCGGTCGGCGGCGAGCTGCCCGCCGACGCGCTGACCCCGACCGGGCGGGTCCTGCTCGGGGGCGCGCAGAGCGGTGAGGTCACCGTCGTCGGCGCCAAGCGGAACGACCCCGTCGAGGCGGGTGCGGCGCTGCCCGGGGTCACCATGACGGGCACCTTCACCGTCACCGCGCCGGGGGAGGTCACGCTCGCCCCGGGCGGCTACACGCTGCACACCAGCCACCCGCTGGACCTGGACACCGTCTGCACGGCGACCGGAACCCCGGTCTCCGAGCGGCTCACCGCGAGCCCGCTGCCCACGGCCAACCTGCGGGGCGTCTCGCTCGCCGCGGCGTACGGGAAACCGGGCGCGCGGGTGAAGGTCACCGGCGCGGGGTTCGCCCCCGGGGCATCGGTGACGGTGGCCGGCCGGGCGGGCGCCGCCGAGACCCCGGACCGGGTGGCGGCCAAGGCCGATGACCGGGGGGCCTTCGAGGCCGAGCTGCCGGTGTCGGACAAGGCGACGACCGCGGTGGTGGCGTACGAGGGCACGGCCTGGTCCGCGGGGCGGGGCTCGGGACCGGCGGCGTACACGGTGATCGACGCCGTTCCGCCGCCGCCGGGGACGCAGAAGGTGACGGCGGTGGTGGAGCCGGGGGCGCTGTCGATGTCCCAGGCGGGGGAGTCGGTGGTGCTGGGCGCGGTGCCGTACGGGGACGGGGGCGCGGCGCCGGGTCGGATCGGGACGGTCACGGTCAAGGACGCGCGGGGCGGGCCGGCGGGGTGGACCCTGACCGGCAAGGTCACGGACTTCACCGGTCCGGGCGGCGTGCGGATCCCGGGCGCGTCCTTGAGCTGGACCCCGTCCTGCGTGGCCGCCGAGGGCAGCCCGAGCCGGTGCGTGGCGGGCAGTGCGGGGGTGGTGGGGCCGGAGGGGGCGGTCCTGGCGTCGGCCCCGGACGCCGGTGCCGTCGGCGGAACCTTCACGATCGACGCGACCGTCACCCTGCGGGTGCCCCCGTACACCCCACCGGACGCCTACCAGGCGGTCCTGACCCTGACCCTGTCGTGA
- a CDS encoding PhoH family protein codes for MTQTPTAHTPAPGQARAHFTVPAAHPMVTVLGSGDALLRVIEKAFPKADIHVRGNQVSAIGEAVEVALIQRLFDEMMLVLRTGQPMTEDAVERSIAMLKASGNGKGEGPEETPAEVLTQNILSSRGRTIRPKTLNQKRYVDAIDKNTIVFGIGPAGTGKTYLAMAKAVQALQSKQVSRIILTRPAVEAGERLGFLPGTLFDKIDPYLRPLYDALHDMIDPDSIPRLMAAGTIEVAPLAYMRGRTLNEAFVVLDEAQNTTTEQMKMFLTRLGFDSKIVVTGDVTQVDLPGGAKSGLRQVQDILEGVPDIHFSRLTSEDVVRHKLVGRIVDAYEKYDGSQQAPNGYQRK; via the coding sequence ATGACTCAGACACCGACAGCCCACACCCCGGCGCCCGGGCAGGCGCGAGCCCACTTCACCGTTCCGGCCGCCCATCCGATGGTGACCGTGCTCGGTTCCGGCGACGCCCTGTTGCGCGTGATCGAGAAGGCTTTCCCGAAGGCCGACATCCATGTTCGGGGCAATCAGGTCAGCGCGATCGGCGAGGCGGTCGAAGTCGCCCTGATCCAGCGCCTGTTCGACGAGATGATGCTGGTGCTCCGCACCGGGCAGCCGATGACGGAGGACGCAGTGGAACGCTCGATCGCCATGCTCAAGGCGAGCGGCAACGGCAAGGGCGAGGGGCCGGAGGAGACGCCCGCGGAGGTGCTCACCCAGAACATCCTCTCCAGCCGCGGCCGCACCATCCGTCCCAAGACCCTCAACCAGAAGCGGTACGTCGACGCGATCGACAAGAACACGATCGTCTTCGGCATCGGCCCCGCCGGTACCGGCAAGACCTACCTCGCCATGGCCAAGGCGGTCCAGGCCCTGCAGTCCAAGCAGGTCAGCCGGATCATCCTGACCCGGCCCGCCGTCGAGGCCGGCGAGCGGCTCGGCTTCCTGCCGGGCACGCTCTTCGACAAGATCGACCCGTATCTGCGTCCGCTCTACGACGCGCTGCACGACATGATCGACCCGGATTCGATCCCGCGGCTCATGGCGGCCGGGACCATCGAGGTGGCCCCGCTGGCGTACATGCGCGGGCGCACGCTCAACGAGGCGTTCGTCGTCCTCGACGAGGCGCAGAACACCACCACCGAGCAGATGAAGATGTTCCTGACCCGCCTCGGCTTCGACTCCAAGATCGTCGTCACCGGTGACGTGACGCAGGTCGACCTCCCGGGCGGGGCCAAGAGCGGCCTGCGGCAGGTTCAGGACATCCTCGAAGGCGTGCCCGACATCCACTTCTCGCGGCTCACGTCCGAGGATGTCGTCCGGCACAAGCTGGTCGGCCGTATCGTCGACGCGTACGAGAAGTACGACGGCAGCCAGCAGGCCCCGAACGGTTACCAGCGGAAGTAG
- a CDS encoding ribonuclease Z, giving the protein MSVREFVVLGTASQVPTRHRNHNGYLLRWDGEGILFDPGEGTQRQMLRAGVAAHDINRICVTHFHGDHSLGLAGVIQRINLDQVPHPVTAHYPASGQKFFDRLRYATAYRETVPLAEEPVSGDGTLARGSSYTLEARRLSHPVESFGYRVSEPDGRRMVPELLARHGIKGPDVGRIQREGRLDGVSLEEVSEHRPGQSFAFVMDTRLCPGVDELAQDCDMLVIESTFLDEDERLATDHGHLTAGQAARTARDAGVRHLVLTHFSQRYSDPAEFERQARAAGFEGELTIAADLVRVPLPKRG; this is encoded by the coding sequence GTGTCCGTACGAGAGTTCGTGGTGCTGGGTACCGCCAGCCAGGTGCCCACCCGCCACCGCAACCACAACGGCTACCTCCTGCGCTGGGACGGCGAGGGCATCCTCTTCGACCCGGGCGAGGGCACGCAGCGCCAGATGCTGCGCGCCGGGGTCGCCGCGCACGACATCAACCGGATCTGTGTCACGCACTTCCACGGCGACCACAGCCTCGGCCTCGCCGGGGTGATCCAGCGGATCAACCTCGACCAGGTCCCGCACCCGGTCACCGCGCACTACCCGGCCTCGGGGCAGAAGTTCTTCGACCGGCTGCGGTACGCGACCGCCTACCGGGAGACCGTGCCCCTGGCCGAGGAGCCGGTGTCCGGGGACGGGACCCTGGCGCGCGGGTCCTCGTACACGCTGGAGGCCCGCAGGCTGTCGCACCCGGTGGAGTCCTTCGGCTACCGCGTCAGCGAGCCCGACGGGCGCCGCATGGTGCCCGAACTGCTCGCGCGGCACGGGATCAAGGGGCCGGACGTCGGCCGGATCCAGCGCGAGGGCCGGCTGGACGGCGTGAGCCTGGAGGAGGTCAGCGAGCACCGGCCGGGGCAGAGCTTCGCCTTCGTCATGGACACCCGGCTCTGCCCGGGCGTCGACGAACTCGCCCAAGACTGCGACATGCTGGTCATCGAGTCGACGTTCCTCGACGAGGACGAGCGGCTCGCCACCGACCACGGGCACCTCACCGCGGGCCAGGCGGCCCGGACGGCGCGCGACGCGGGCGTACGGCACCTCGTGCTGACGCACTTCTCGCAGCGCTACTCCGACCCCGCCGAGTTCGAACGCCAGGCCCGCGCGGCCGGGTTCGAGGGGGAGCTCACGATCGCCGCCGACCTCGTACGAGTTCCCTTGCCGAAGCGGGGCTGA
- a CDS encoding MmcQ/YjbR family DNA-binding protein: MTPERLRALCLGFNAAVEEFPFTPETSVFKVLGKVFALSALDADPLKVNLKCEPELAVRLRAEHAAIQPGYHMNKRHWNTVTVSELPDALVRELVEDSYDLVVAGLPRAQRLRLDRP, from the coding sequence ATGACTCCGGAACGGCTGCGGGCGCTGTGCCTCGGCTTCAACGCGGCGGTGGAGGAGTTCCCCTTCACGCCGGAGACCTCGGTGTTCAAGGTGCTGGGCAAGGTGTTCGCACTGTCGGCGCTGGACGCGGACCCGCTGAAGGTCAACCTCAAGTGCGAGCCCGAGCTGGCGGTACGGCTGCGGGCGGAGCACGCGGCGATCCAGCCGGGCTATCACATGAACAAGCGCCACTGGAACACCGTGACGGTGTCCGAACTCCCCGACGCGCTGGTGCGGGAGCTGGTCGAGGACTCGTACGACCTGGTGGTCGCGGGTCTGCCGAGGGCGCAGCGGCTGCGGCTGGACCGGCCCTGA
- a CDS encoding MFS transporter, with product MTQTESSTTPSTAPLAPPAKPGRVHRAWFVAAVGFVTIIGAAAFASLPGLLIEPLHKEFDWSRGTIGFAVSVNLALYGLTAPFAAALMDRYGIRRVVALALMVISAGTAATVWMTASWQLVLFWGVLVGLGSGSMALSFAATITNRWFTARRGLVTGILTAAGASGQLIFLPLLSWLVEHHGWRPAAVTVSLAALAVVPLVWLLLRDHPADVGLAPYGGTYAAKPAPVAGAARRTVTVLFKAARTGPFWLLAGTFAICGASTNGLVKTHFVPAAHDHGMPVTAAAGLLAVIGVFDVVGTVASGWFTDRFEARRLLAVYYALRGVSLLFLPLLLAPTVHPPMVFFIVFYGLDWVATVPPTIALCREQYGEDSAIVFGWVLASHQVGAALVAFLGGVARDAFGSYDVVWYASGALCAMAALMSMVIRRRPAAAAPAVAPAAA from the coding sequence GTGACGCAGACAGAGTCCTCCACGACGCCCTCGACCGCCCCCCTCGCTCCCCCGGCGAAGCCCGGCCGCGTCCACCGCGCCTGGTTCGTCGCGGCCGTCGGCTTCGTGACGATCATCGGCGCGGCCGCCTTCGCCTCCCTGCCGGGACTGCTCATCGAACCGCTGCACAAGGAGTTCGACTGGTCGCGCGGCACGATCGGCTTCGCCGTCTCCGTGAACCTCGCGCTGTACGGGCTCACCGCGCCGTTCGCGGCCGCCCTGATGGACCGCTACGGCATCCGCCGGGTCGTGGCACTGGCCCTGATGGTCATATCCGCCGGCACGGCCGCCACGGTCTGGATGACCGCGTCCTGGCAGCTGGTGCTGTTCTGGGGTGTGCTGGTGGGCCTGGGCAGCGGCTCGATGGCGCTCTCCTTCGCCGCGACGATCACCAACCGCTGGTTCACCGCCCGGCGGGGCCTGGTCACCGGCATCCTGACCGCCGCCGGCGCCTCCGGCCAGCTGATCTTCCTGCCGCTGCTGTCCTGGCTGGTGGAGCACCACGGCTGGCGCCCGGCGGCGGTGACGGTCTCGCTGGCGGCGCTGGCCGTGGTCCCGCTCGTGTGGCTGCTGCTGCGCGACCACCCCGCGGACGTGGGGCTCGCCCCGTACGGAGGCACGTACGCGGCGAAGCCGGCCCCCGTGGCGGGCGCGGCGCGGCGCACGGTGACGGTGCTGTTCAAGGCGGCCCGCACCGGCCCGTTCTGGCTGCTGGCGGGCACCTTCGCGATCTGCGGGGCCTCGACGAACGGGCTGGTCAAGACCCACTTCGTGCCGGCGGCGCACGACCACGGCATGCCGGTGACGGCGGCGGCCGGGCTGCTGGCGGTGATCGGAGTGTTCGACGTCGTCGGCACGGTGGCGTCGGGCTGGTTCACGGACCGCTTCGAGGCGCGGCGGCTGCTGGCCGTCTACTACGCGCTGCGCGGGGTCTCGCTGCTGTTCCTGCCGCTGCTGCTGGCTCCGACGGTGCATCCGCCGATGGTGTTCTTCATCGTGTTCTACGGGCTGGACTGGGTCGCGACCGTGCCGCCGACGATCGCGCTGTGCCGCGAGCAGTACGGGGAGGACAGCGCGATCGTGTTCGGCTGGGTGCTGGCCTCGCACCAGGTCGGCGCGGCGCTGGTGGCCTTCCTGGGAGGCGTGGCGCGGGACGCGTTCGGCTCGTACGACGTCGTCTGGTACGCGTCGGGCGCCCTGTGCGCGATGGCCGCCCTGATGTCCATGGTCATCCGCCGCCGCCCGGCTGCCGCCGCCCCCGCCGTGGCCCCCGCCGCCGCGTAG
- a CDS encoding carbohydrate kinase family protein produces MGHTWVWVAPGRGGLGAFRRNPSCRNDPSTARAPAGEYTVTSRDSRTSDITAVDHTAAVDPLGPLRDPREPGCDVFLTGTVFLDIIFTGLDSAPVRGTESWARGMGSSPGGVANMATALARLGLRTSLAAAFGDDHYGEYCWDALEQGEGIDLSMSRTIPGWHSPVTVSMAYEGERTMVSHGHEAPPPADPRLPQCPPRARAAVASLGPGRGEEWIATAARQGARVFADVGWDESGRWDLGALADLEHCEAFLPNAGEAMRYTRTDCPRAAARALAEKVPIAVVTMGPEGSCAVDGRTGETAEVPGIAVDALDPTGAGDVYVAGFVTGTLAGWPLADRLAFAGLTAALSVQEFGGSLSAPGWAEVAHWWSSAPDALRARYGFLDALLPPPATPAPRRRAVPTIGFRPGA; encoded by the coding sequence CTGGGCCACACTTGGGTTTGGGTTGCGCCTGGGCGGGGAGGGCTGGGAGCTTTCCGCAGAAACCCGTCTTGCAGAAACGACCCTTCGACCGCACGCGCACCAGCCGGGGAGTACACCGTGACCAGTCGGGACAGCCGTACCAGCGACATCACCGCCGTGGACCACACCGCGGCCGTGGACCCGCTCGGCCCCCTCCGCGACCCCCGCGAACCCGGCTGCGACGTCTTCCTGACCGGCACGGTCTTCCTCGACATCATCTTCACCGGCCTCGACTCGGCCCCGGTGCGCGGCACGGAGTCCTGGGCGCGCGGCATGGGCTCCAGCCCCGGCGGCGTGGCCAACATGGCCACCGCGCTGGCCCGGCTCGGCCTGCGCACCTCGCTGGCCGCGGCGTTCGGTGACGACCACTACGGCGAGTACTGCTGGGACGCGCTCGAACAGGGCGAGGGCATCGACCTGTCCATGTCGCGCACCATCCCCGGCTGGCACAGCCCGGTCACCGTCTCGATGGCCTACGAGGGCGAGCGCACGATGGTCTCGCACGGCCACGAGGCCCCGCCGCCCGCCGACCCCCGGCTCCCGCAGTGCCCGCCGCGCGCCCGCGCGGCCGTGGCCTCCCTGGGGCCCGGCCGGGGGGAGGAGTGGATCGCGACGGCGGCCCGGCAGGGGGCGCGGGTCTTCGCCGACGTGGGGTGGGACGAGAGCGGGCGCTGGGACCTGGGGGCGCTGGCCGACCTGGAGCACTGCGAGGCGTTCCTGCCCAATGCCGGGGAGGCCATGCGGTACACGCGCACCGACTGCCCCCGGGCGGCGGCCCGCGCGCTCGCGGAGAAGGTGCCGATCGCGGTCGTGACGATGGGCCCGGAAGGCTCCTGCGCGGTGGACGGCCGCACGGGCGAGACGGCCGAGGTCCCCGGCATCGCGGTGGACGCGCTCGATCCCACCGGGGCGGGCGACGTGTACGTGGCGGGCTTCGTCACCGGCACCCTGGCGGGGTGGCCGCTGGCGGACCGGCTGGCGTTCGCGGGGCTGACGGCGGCGCTGTCGGTGCAGGAGTTCGGGGGCTCGCTGTCGGCTCCGGGATGGGCCGAGGTGGCGCACTGGTGGAGTTCCGCGCCGGACGCGCTGCGCGCGCGGTACGGCTTCCTGGACGCGCTCCTCCCGCCGCCGGCGACCCCGGCCCCGCGGCGCCGGGCGGTGCCGACGATCGGCTTCCGGCCGGGCGCCTAG
- a CDS encoding cytidine deaminase: MTDTTGLDPEDSKIITLARSARARNGVPEGAAVRDETGRTYVAGTVELDSLKLSALQTAVAMAVASGARSLEAAAVVSAAESVPDADRAAVRDLGGATTPVLLAAPDGTLRSTIPAGA; the protein is encoded by the coding sequence ATGACCGACACCACCGGGCTCGACCCCGAGGACAGCAAGATCATCACGCTGGCGCGCAGCGCCCGGGCCCGCAACGGGGTGCCGGAAGGGGCGGCTGTACGGGACGAGACGGGCCGCACGTACGTCGCCGGCACGGTGGAGCTGGACTCCCTGAAGCTGAGCGCGCTCCAGACCGCGGTGGCGATGGCGGTGGCCAGCGGAGCCCGCTCCCTTGAGGCCGCGGCCGTGGTCAGCGCGGCGGAGTCGGTGCCCGACGCCGACCGCGCGGCCGTCCGCGACCTCGGCGGCGCCACCACCCCGGTCCTGCTCGCCGCCCCGGACGGCACCCTCCGCTCCACCATCCCGGCCGGGGCCTGA
- a CDS encoding GlxA family transcriptional regulator: MESKRKTHRVVVLALTGLLPFELGIPHRIFGRAKDSAGRPLYTIVTCGLAPGPVATEADFAIHVEHGPEALATADTVVVPASYELGPVHEEGRLTDELAAALAHIRPGTRLVSICTGGYVLAAAGYLDGRPATTHWASAEHFQRMFPAVRVDAGVLYTDDGDVLTSAGVAAGIDLCLHIVRRDHGAAVANEVARRTVVPPHRPGGQAQFIERPVPEPAQASTAAARAWVLDRLHEPLALADLARQEAMSVRTFTRRFREECGASPGEWIVGQRVERARSLLEESDLPMEQVARQAGFGTAQSLRKHLQAALGVSPTEYRRTFRASSGAGAGVSAIS, translated from the coding sequence ATGGAGTCGAAGCGGAAGACACACCGCGTGGTCGTACTCGCCCTCACCGGGCTGCTGCCCTTCGAGCTCGGCATCCCGCACCGGATCTTCGGCCGCGCCAAGGATTCCGCCGGGCGGCCGCTCTACACGATCGTCACCTGCGGACTCGCCCCCGGCCCGGTCGCCACGGAGGCCGACTTCGCGATCCACGTCGAGCACGGCCCCGAGGCGCTGGCCACCGCCGACACGGTGGTGGTGCCCGCCTCGTACGAGCTGGGCCCGGTCCACGAGGAGGGCAGGCTGACCGACGAACTCGCGGCGGCCCTCGCGCACATCCGCCCGGGCACCCGGCTCGTGTCCATCTGTACGGGCGGATACGTGCTGGCCGCCGCCGGGTATCTGGACGGCCGCCCGGCCACGACCCACTGGGCCTCCGCCGAGCACTTCCAGCGGATGTTCCCGGCGGTACGGGTGGACGCGGGCGTGCTCTACACCGACGACGGGGACGTGCTGACCTCCGCGGGGGTCGCCGCCGGCATCGACCTGTGCCTGCACATCGTGCGCCGCGACCACGGCGCGGCCGTCGCCAACGAGGTGGCCCGGCGGACCGTCGTACCGCCCCACCGGCCCGGCGGCCAGGCCCAGTTCATCGAGCGTCCGGTGCCCGAACCGGCGCAGGCCAGCACGGCGGCGGCCCGCGCGTGGGTGCTGGACCGGCTGCACGAGCCGCTGGCGCTGGCCGACCTGGCGCGGCAGGAGGCCATGTCGGTGCGGACCTTCACGCGCAGGTTCCGCGAGGAGTGCGGGGCCAGCCCCGGCGAGTGGATCGTCGGGCAGCGCGTGGAGCGGGCCCGGTCGCTGCTGGAGGAGAGCGACCTGCCGATGGAACAGGTGGCGCGGCAGGCGGGGTTCGGGACGGCGCAGTCGCTGCGCAAGCACCTGCAGGCGGCGCTGGGGGTGAGCCCGACGGAGTACCGGCGGACGTTCCGGGCGTCGTCGGGTGCGGGTGCGGGCGTCTCTGCCATCTCCTGA
- the ybeY gene encoding rRNA maturation RNase YbeY: protein MSIDVNNESGIEVDEQAILDIARYALTRMRIHPLSELSVIVVDEGAMEQLHIQWMDLPGPTDVMSFPMDELRPPAKDDEEPPQGLLGDIVLCPEVAKKQGEDAPTQHSMDEELQLLTVHGVLHLLGYDHEEPDEKAEMFGLQAAIVDGWRGERGITGPSPAPTVS, encoded by the coding sequence ATGTCGATCGACGTCAACAACGAGTCCGGGATCGAGGTCGACGAGCAGGCGATCCTCGACATCGCCCGCTACGCGCTCACCCGGATGCGGATCCACCCGCTCTCCGAGCTCTCCGTCATCGTCGTGGACGAGGGGGCGATGGAGCAGCTCCACATCCAGTGGATGGACCTGCCCGGACCCACCGACGTCATGTCGTTCCCGATGGACGAACTCCGTCCGCCGGCGAAGGACGACGAGGAGCCCCCGCAGGGGCTCCTCGGCGACATCGTGCTCTGCCCCGAGGTGGCCAAGAAGCAGGGCGAGGACGCCCCGACGCAGCACTCCATGGACGAGGAGCTCCAGCTCCTGACCGTCCACGGGGTGCTGCACCTGCTCGGCTACGACCACGAGGAGCCGGACGAGAAGGCCGAGATGTTCGGCCTCCAGGCGGCCATCGTCGACGGCTGGCGCGGCGAACGCGGCATCACCGGCCCGTCCCCGGCCCCGACCGTCTCGTGA
- a CDS encoding hemolysin family protein — translation MTGAPQLITGAVLLVVVAWFAACAESGIARVSSFRAEQAVREGRRGSAKLAQVAADPTRYVNVALLVRVTCEMAAGVLVTYVCLDEFGENWTALFVAIGVMVLVSFVAVGVSPRTIGRQHPLNTATAAAYVLVPLARVMGPIPQLLILVGNALTPGKGFRKGPFASEAELRAMVDLAERESLIEDDERRMVHQVFELGDTLVREVMVPRTDLICIERYKTIRQATTLALRSGFSRIPVTGENEDDIVGIVYLKDLVRKTHINRDAESDLVSTAMRPAVFVPDTKNAGDLLREMQQVRNHVAVVIDEYGGTAGIVTIEDILEEIVGEITDEYDRELAPVEDLGEDRYRVTARLDITDLGELFKVEDYDDEDVETVGGLLAKALGRVPIAGASAVVELPDGRPLRLTAESPAGRRNKIVTVLVEPVVPAAGEGEEAAQ, via the coding sequence GTGACCGGCGCCCCGCAGCTGATCACCGGGGCGGTCCTGCTGGTCGTGGTCGCCTGGTTCGCGGCGTGCGCCGAGTCCGGGATCGCCCGGGTCTCCAGCTTCCGCGCGGAGCAGGCCGTACGGGAGGGGCGGCGCGGCAGCGCGAAGCTGGCGCAGGTCGCCGCCGACCCCACCCGCTACGTGAACGTGGCCCTGCTGGTCCGGGTCACCTGCGAGATGGCGGCGGGCGTGCTCGTCACGTACGTCTGCCTCGACGAGTTCGGCGAGAACTGGACCGCGCTGTTCGTGGCGATCGGCGTGATGGTGCTCGTCTCCTTCGTCGCCGTCGGCGTGTCCCCGCGCACCATCGGCCGCCAGCACCCGCTGAACACGGCGACGGCGGCCGCGTACGTCCTGGTCCCCCTCGCCCGGGTGATGGGGCCGATCCCGCAGCTGCTGATCCTCGTCGGCAACGCGCTCACGCCCGGAAAGGGCTTCCGCAAGGGGCCGTTCGCCTCCGAGGCGGAGCTGCGCGCGATGGTGGACCTGGCGGAGAGGGAATCGCTGATCGAGGACGACGAGCGCCGGATGGTGCACCAGGTCTTCGAGCTCGGCGACACGCTCGTGCGCGAGGTGATGGTGCCGCGCACGGACCTGATCTGCATCGAGCGGTACAAGACGATCCGTCAGGCGACCACGCTCGCACTGCGCTCCGGGTTCTCGCGCATACCGGTGACCGGGGAGAACGAGGACGACATCGTCGGGATCGTGTACCTGAAGGACCTGGTTCGCAAGACCCACATCAACCGGGACGCCGAGTCGGACCTGGTCTCCACGGCGATGCGGCCGGCGGTGTTCGTGCCGGACACCAAGAACGCGGGCGACCTGCTGCGCGAGATGCAGCAGGTGCGCAACCACGTGGCCGTCGTCATCGACGAGTACGGGGGCACGGCGGGCATCGTCACCATCGAGGACATCCTGGAGGAGATCGTCGGCGAGATCACCGACGAGTACGACCGCGAGCTCGCCCCCGTCGAGGACCTCGGGGAGGACCGCTACCGGGTGACGGCGCGCCTCGACATCACCGACCTCGGCGAGCTGTTCAAGGTCGAGGACTACGACGACGAGGACGTGGAGACGGTCGGCGGCCTGCTGGCCAAGGCGCTGGGGCGGGTGCCGATCGCGGGCGCCTCGGCGGTCGTGGAGCTCCCGGACGGGCGGCCGCTGAGGCTGACGGCCGAGTCCCCGGCCGGACGCCGGAACAAGATCGTGACGGTGCTCGTGGAGCCGGTGGTTCCGGCTGCGGGCGAGGGCGAGGAGGCGGCGCAATGA